From the genome of Carassius gibelio isolate Cgi1373 ecotype wild population from Czech Republic chromosome B10, carGib1.2-hapl.c, whole genome shotgun sequence, one region includes:
- the etf1b gene encoding eukaryotic peptide chain release factor subunit 1b isoform X1, whose translation MADDPSAADRNVEIWKIKKLIKSLEAARGNGTSMISLIIPPKDQISRVAKMLADEFGTASNIKSRVNRLSVLGAITSVQQRLKLYNKVPPNGLVVYCGTIVTEEGKEKKVNIDFEPFKPINTSLYLCDNKFHTEALTALLSDDSKFGFIVIDGSGALFGTLQGNTREVLHKFTVDLPKKHGRGGQSALRFARLRMEKRHNYVRKVAETAVQLFVSNDKVNVAGLVLAGSADFKTELSQSDMFDPRLQAKVLKLVDISYGGENGFNQAIELSAEVLSNVKFIQEKKLIGRYFDEISQDTGKYCFGVEDTLKALEMGAVEILIVYENLDTMRYVLRCHGENTTPENDEKILYLTPEQEKDKSHFTDKETGQEHELIESMPLLEWFANSYKKFGATLEIVTDKSQEGSQFVKGFGGIGGILRYRVDFQGMDYQGDDDEFFDLDDY comes from the exons ATGGCGGACGACCCCAGCGCAGCGGACAGGAACGTGGAAATCTGGAAGATTAAGAAGTTGATCAAAAGCCTTGAGGCGGCTAGAGG AAATGGCACCAGTATGATTTCCCTCATCATCCCACCCAAGGATCAGATTTCACGTGTTGCGAAGATGTTGGCTGATGAGTTCGGCACAGCTTCGAACATCAAGAGCAGAGTCAACAGACTCTCCGTGCTGGGAGCCATTACCTCAGTACAGCAGAGACTCAAACTCTACAACAAAG TGCCTCCTAATGGCCTGGTGGTGTATTGTGGCACCATAGTGACAGAGGAAGGCAAAGAGAAGAAAGTAAACATAGATTTTGAGCCTTTTAAACCAATCAACACATCCTTGTATTTATGTGACAACAAGTTCCATACTGAg GCTCTAACAGCTCTGCTGTCAGACGACAGCAAGTTCGGTTTCATTGTGATTGATGGTAGTGGTGCCCTGTTTGGGACTTTGCAAGGCAACACAAGGGAGGTGTTGCACAAATTTACTGTGGACCTGCCCAAAAAACACG GTAGAGGAGGACAGTCTGCTCTTCGATTTGCACGTTTGAGGATGGAGAAGAGACATAACTATGTGCGTAAGGTAGCAGAGACTGCTGTGCAACTCTTTGTGTCCAATGACAAGGTCAATGTGGCAGGACTGGTTCTTGCCGGATCGGCCGATTTCAAAACGGAGCTCAGCCAGTCAGACATGTTTGATCCG AGGCTACAAGCGAAGGTTCTGAAGCTGGTGGATATATCGTATGGAGGAGAGAATGGTTTTAACCAGGCCATTGAGCTTTCAGCAGAAGTGCTGTCCAATGTTAAGTTCATCCAAGAAAAGAAACTAATAG GCCGATACTTTGATGAGATCAGTCAGGACACAGGGAAGTATTGTTTTGGAGTTGAAGACACACTCAAAGCACTGGAGATGGGAGCGGTGGAGATTCTTATAGTTTACGAGAACCTGGACACTATGCGTTATGTCCTACGCTGTCATGGAGAAAATACTACACCAGAAAATG ATGAAAAGATACTCTATCTGACACCGGAACAGGAGAAGGACAAGTCTCATTTCACTGACAAGGAG acAGGTCAGGAGCATGAGCTGATTGAGAGCATGCCGCTGCTTGAGTGGTTCGCCAATAGCTACAAGAAGTTTGGGGCCACGCTGGAAATTGTTACGGACAAAAGCCAGGAGGGTTCACAGTTTGTGAAAGGCTTTGGAGGCATTGGTG gaATCTTGCGGTACCGGGTGGACTTCCAAGGCATGGATTACCAGGGAGATGATGATGAATTCTTTGATTTAGATGACTACTAG
- the etf1b gene encoding eukaryotic peptide chain release factor subunit 1b isoform X2: protein MISLIIPPKDQISRVAKMLADEFGTASNIKSRVNRLSVLGAITSVQQRLKLYNKVPPNGLVVYCGTIVTEEGKEKKVNIDFEPFKPINTSLYLCDNKFHTEALTALLSDDSKFGFIVIDGSGALFGTLQGNTREVLHKFTVDLPKKHGRGGQSALRFARLRMEKRHNYVRKVAETAVQLFVSNDKVNVAGLVLAGSADFKTELSQSDMFDPRLQAKVLKLVDISYGGENGFNQAIELSAEVLSNVKFIQEKKLIGRYFDEISQDTGKYCFGVEDTLKALEMGAVEILIVYENLDTMRYVLRCHGENTTPENDEKILYLTPEQEKDKSHFTDKETGQEHELIESMPLLEWFANSYKKFGATLEIVTDKSQEGSQFVKGFGGIGGILRYRVDFQGMDYQGDDDEFFDLDDY, encoded by the exons ATGATTTCCCTCATCATCCCACCCAAGGATCAGATTTCACGTGTTGCGAAGATGTTGGCTGATGAGTTCGGCACAGCTTCGAACATCAAGAGCAGAGTCAACAGACTCTCCGTGCTGGGAGCCATTACCTCAGTACAGCAGAGACTCAAACTCTACAACAAAG TGCCTCCTAATGGCCTGGTGGTGTATTGTGGCACCATAGTGACAGAGGAAGGCAAAGAGAAGAAAGTAAACATAGATTTTGAGCCTTTTAAACCAATCAACACATCCTTGTATTTATGTGACAACAAGTTCCATACTGAg GCTCTAACAGCTCTGCTGTCAGACGACAGCAAGTTCGGTTTCATTGTGATTGATGGTAGTGGTGCCCTGTTTGGGACTTTGCAAGGCAACACAAGGGAGGTGTTGCACAAATTTACTGTGGACCTGCCCAAAAAACACG GTAGAGGAGGACAGTCTGCTCTTCGATTTGCACGTTTGAGGATGGAGAAGAGACATAACTATGTGCGTAAGGTAGCAGAGACTGCTGTGCAACTCTTTGTGTCCAATGACAAGGTCAATGTGGCAGGACTGGTTCTTGCCGGATCGGCCGATTTCAAAACGGAGCTCAGCCAGTCAGACATGTTTGATCCG AGGCTACAAGCGAAGGTTCTGAAGCTGGTGGATATATCGTATGGAGGAGAGAATGGTTTTAACCAGGCCATTGAGCTTTCAGCAGAAGTGCTGTCCAATGTTAAGTTCATCCAAGAAAAGAAACTAATAG GCCGATACTTTGATGAGATCAGTCAGGACACAGGGAAGTATTGTTTTGGAGTTGAAGACACACTCAAAGCACTGGAGATGGGAGCGGTGGAGATTCTTATAGTTTACGAGAACCTGGACACTATGCGTTATGTCCTACGCTGTCATGGAGAAAATACTACACCAGAAAATG ATGAAAAGATACTCTATCTGACACCGGAACAGGAGAAGGACAAGTCTCATTTCACTGACAAGGAG acAGGTCAGGAGCATGAGCTGATTGAGAGCATGCCGCTGCTTGAGTGGTTCGCCAATAGCTACAAGAAGTTTGGGGCCACGCTGGAAATTGTTACGGACAAAAGCCAGGAGGGTTCACAGTTTGTGAAAGGCTTTGGAGGCATTGGTG gaATCTTGCGGTACCGGGTGGACTTCCAAGGCATGGATTACCAGGGAGATGATGATGAATTCTTTGATTTAGATGACTACTAG
- the trpc7a gene encoding short transient receptor potential channel 7a gives MPNERDDRDMHAKEQFIMSHAALCTIPLALSAGDAAIATAESERGAPDREEFTYSDRDACCRPDRPMLNRCMTLPGSLIENDPTKTELADLHQVEGSRHEFGHHAHKLFDSDDDLDYHVPHHWHPHESNSHYSFDAIQRRHTTLREKCRRQAVRGPAYMFSERGTSLTEEEERFLDAAEYGNIPVVRKMLEESKTLNVNCVDYMGQNALQLAVGNEHLEVTELLLKKEGLARVGDALLLAISKGYVRIVEAILAHPAFEGGLRLTLSPLEQQLRDDDFYAYDEDGTRFSQDITPMILAAHCKEYEIVHILLLKGARIEKPHDYFCKCGECAEKQKQDSFSHSRSRMNAYKGLASAAYLSLSSEDPVLTALQLSNELAQLANIETEFKNDYRKLSMQCKDFVVGVLDLCRNTEEVEAILNGDVDQSPPSEHHRPCLSRVKLAIKYEVKKFVAHPNCQQQLLTLWYENLSGLRQQSIGVKCWTVLGVMVGLPFLAIAYWIMPCSKVGQVLRSPFMKFVAHAVSFTLFLCLLVLNASDRFAGVKNLPNETITDHPRQIFRLKTTQFSWTEMLIMEWVLGMIWTECKEVWADGPREYIMHLWNVLDFGMLSVFVASFTARFMAFLRASHAQLYVDLYVTNADLINVSLPEDVAYFTYARNRWRPSDPQLISEGLYSIAVVLSFSRIAYVLPANESFGPLQISLGRTVKDIFKFMVIFIMVFLAFMIGMFNLYSYYLGAKYNPAFTTVEESFKTLFWSIFGLSEVISVVLKYDHKFIENIGYVLFGVYNVTMVVVLLNMLIAMINHSYQEIEEDADVEWKFARAKLWLSYFDEGSTLPPPFNLMPSPKSFYYMAQRTKACLVSLCKARVRSNSGQQDVGMANSRSKLGRFRPYHAQEGFTVRNPIKHPTRYQKLMKRLIKRYVLKAQIDSESDEINEGELKEIKQDISSLRYELLEEKSQATEELAELIQELGDKLSKGTKRP, from the exons ATGCCGAATGAGAGAGACGACCGCGATATGCATGCCAAAGAGCAGTTCATCATGTCTCACGCTGCTCTCTGCACCATCCCGCTCGCGCTCTCGGCGGGAGATGCTGCTATCGCCACAGCGGAGAGCGAGCGAGGCGCACCCGACAGAGAAGAGTTCACCTACAGCGACAGAGACGCCTGCTGTCGCCCCGACAGACCTATGTTAAATAGGTGTATGACTCTGCCTGGTTCTCTTATAGAAAACGACCCCACCAAGACAGAGTTAGCAGACCTCCATCAAGTTGAGGGATCCAGACATGAGTTTGGCCATCACGCGCACAAGTTATTCGACAGCGATGATGACCTGGACTATCACGTGCCCCATCACTGGCATCCTCACGAGAGCAACTCACATTATTc CTTTGATGCCATTCAGCGCAGACACACCACCCTGAGAGAGAAGTGCCGCAGACAGGCCGTCCGAGGCCCTGCGTACATGTTCAGCGAGAGAGGCACCAGTCTGACTGAAGAGGAGGAGCGTTTCCTAGATGCCGCAGAGTACGGAAACATCCCTGTGGTCCGTAAGATGCTTGAAGAGTCCAAGACTCTAAATGTAAACTGTGTGGACTACATGggtcagaatgcattgcagcttGCTGTAGGAAACGAGCACTTGGAGGTCACAGAACTGTTGCTGAAGAAAGAAGGGCTGGCGCGAGTGGGTGATGCCCTCCTGTTAGCCATCAGCAAAGGATATGTGCGGATAGTAGAGGCCATCCTGGCACATCCGGCATTCGAAGGTGGTCTCCGTCTGACTCTGAGTCCCCTGGAGCAACAGCTACGAGATGATGACTTCTACGCGTACGATGAAGACGGGACTCGCTTTTCCCAGGACATCACGCCTATGATTCTGGCGGCCCACTGCAAGGAGTACGAGATCGTGCACATTTTGTTACTCAAGGGGGCTCGCATTGAGAAACCCCACGACTATTTCTGCAAGTGTGGCGAGTGTGCGGAGAAGCAGAAGCAGGATTCTTTCAGCCATTCACGATCGAGGATGAACGCCTATAAAGGCCTCGCCAGTGCTGCATATCTGTCCCTGTCTAGTGAAGACCCTGTGCTCACAGCGCTGCAGCTCAGCAATGAGCTGGCACAACTCGCCAACATCGAGACTGAATTTAAG aatGACTACAGGAAGCTCTCCATGCAGTGTAAGGACTTTGTGGTTGGTGTTCTGGATCTGTGCAGAAACACGGAGGAGGTGGAGGCCATTTTGAATGGAGATGTGGACCAGAGCCCCCCGAGCGAACACCACCGGCCCTGCCTTAGCCGGGTCAAACTGGCCATTAAATATGAAGTCAAGAAG TTTGTGGCTCATCCGAACTGCCAGCAGCAGTTACTGACGCTGTGGTATGAGAATCTATCAGGCCTTAGGCAGCAGTCAATCGGCGTGAAGTGCTGGACAGTGCTGGGAGTGATGGTCGGCCTGCCATTTCTTGCTATTGCATATTGGATTATGCCCTGCAGCAAG GTGGGCCAGGTTCTCCGCAGTCCCTTTATGAAGTTTGTCGCTCACGCCGTCTCATTCACCCTCTTCCTCTGTCTCCTGGTTCTCAATGCCTCTGACCGCTTCGCAGGAGTCAAAAACCTTCCCAACGAAACCATAACTGATCATCCACGGCAGATCTTTCGCCTTAAAACCACTCAGTTCTCATGGACAGAGATGTTGATAATGGAATGGGTGCTTG GAATGATCTGGACGGAGTGTAAGGAGGTTTGGGCTGATGGACCACGAGAATACATCATGCATTTGTGGAATGTGTTAGACTTCGGCATGCTATCGGTCTTCGTGGCATCATTCACTGCACGGTTCATGGCTTTCCTGCGAGCCTCCCATGCACAGCTGTATGTGGATTTGTACGTGACTAATGCAGACTTGATTAATGTCTCATTACCAGAAGACGTGGCCTACTTCACTTACG CCAGGAACAGGTGGCGTCCCTCAGATCCTCAGCTCATCTCCGAGGGCTTGTACTCCATCGCTGTGGTGCTCAGTTTCTCACGGATCGCCTACGTCCTGCCGGCAAACGAGAGTTTCGGACCCTTACAAATATCTCTTGGGCGCACGGTGAAGGATATTTTTAAATTCATGGTCATCTTCATCATGGTCTTCCTTGCCTTCATGATCGGCATGTTTAATTTGTATTCCTACTACTTGGGAGCTAAATATAATCCTGCCTTCACCAC GGTAGAGGAAAGCTTTAAAACCCTGTTCTGGTCCATCTTTGGTTTATCTGAGGTGATCTCTGTGGTTCTGAAGTACGATCATAAATTCATTGAGAACATTGGGTACGTGCTCTTTGGGGTCTATAATGTCACAATGGTGGTGGTCCTGCTCAACATGCTCATAGCCATGATCAACCACTCATACCAGGAGATCGAG gAGGACGCTGATGTAGAATGGAAGTTTGCTCGTGCAAAGCTGTGGCTCTCCTATTTTGATGAAGGCAGCACTCTTCCACCCCCCTTTAATCTAATGCCCAGCCCCAAATCCTTCTATTACATGGCTCAGCGCACTAAAGCATGCCTCGTGAGTTTATGCAAGGCCAGGGTTCGTAGCAATAGCGGCCAGCAGGACGTGGGAATGGCCAATTCACGCTCTAAG CTTGGCCGGTTTCGACCTTACCATGCGCAAGAGGGCTTCACGGTTAGAAATCCTATCAAACATCCCACAAGATATCAG AAACTCATGAAGCGTCTCATCAAGCGGTATGTCCTAAAAGCCCAAATTGACAGTGAAAGTGATGAGATCAATGAAG GTGAGTTGAAGGAAATCAAGCAGGACATTTCTAGCCTCCGCTACGAGCTCCTGGAGGAAAAGTCACAGGCCACTGAAGAACTTGCTGAACTGATTCAGGAGCTTGGAGACAAACTCAGCAAAGGAACCAAGAGACCATGA